In the genome of Nonomuraea sp. NBC_00507, the window TGCAGACCGAGGTCCGTCTGTTCAGGGAGATCATGCGGCTGCTGATGGGCAGTCATTCGCGCGCGGAAGCCGTCGGGCTGTCCCCGGTGCGCATGGTCGTGATCGAAACCGATGGCAGCATCGAGCAGTCCGACATCCTCAAGAGCGCCTACCACGGCGCTCCCGAGACCCGGCTGCACGTGCTGCGCGACTCCCTGGACAGCGCGCTGCTGCACCCGGCGATCGTCGCCCGGCAGATAGGTGAGCTGGCTCTCTCCCCCACCTGCCGCCGCTGCGACCTCGTCTCCACCTGCGGCGGCGGCCAGTACGCCCACCGCTACAGCCCGGCCGCCGGCTTCGCCGAGCCGTCGATCTATTGTGCCGACCTGTACCGGCTGATCAGCTACATCAGCGCACGATGCGAGCGAGACGTCGCGCGGCTGCGGGGAGCGAGATAAGGGATCCGCGCCACACACGATCGACGCCGCGTGCTGATCAGCGGCGGCACCTTAAATGGGCGGCGGGTCGAAGTCGCAGTTGAGCCGCTCGCCGGCGAGCAGTGCGAGGGCCTCGGGATGCTCGCGCCCCATGACCGCCTCGAAGCGCTGAGTCGTCTCCCCGAACAGACGCTTGGCCTCCTCCTCCGCCCCCGTCGCCTGCAGGTCCAGGCACAGGTTGGCGGCGCACACGAGGCCGAGGTAGTGGTCGGGGGTGAAGGACGTCCGGATCCGCCGGAGGGTCTCCTCGCCCAGGGCGCGGGCCTCAGCGTGCCTGCCCAGCGCGGCCAGGTCGTTCTGCAGATTGATGGCGCAGCTCAGGGCATAGTCGTGGTCGGGGCCGACCCGGTCGCTGAGACGGGCCAGAATGCTCGCGTCCATGTCCTGTGCGAACGCCGGGTCGCCGCTCAGCCGCAGGAGCAGTGCCAGGTCGATCCTGGCCGCGTGGGTGAACGGATGCTCGTCGCCGAACACATCGGGGTAGTGCTCGACCGCGGGCTTGGCCATGTCCAGCGCCTCTTCGAGATCGCCGTTCGCGCGCAGCGCATTGGCCAGGCCCAGTGCGGCCGCCATCGTGCTGGCGTGCCCGTCTCCGTAGAGCCGCTGCAGCCGGGTGTGGGTGTCGCTCATGAGCTGGAGAGCGTCCGCCAGCCGGCCGCTGCGGCGCAGGGAGATCGCGAAGTCCTTGGCGGCCAGGAGGGTGTTGGGGTGGTCGTCTCCCAGTTGTGCGACGCCGTAGGTGTAGGCCTCTTCGGCCATGTCGGTCGCCACCTGGAACTGGCCGCTCAGACGCACGGCTCGGCTCATGTTGATCCACGTCAGCAGCAAGGCGCGTCTGCCGATGCCCTCCACGCTGCTCTGGTGCAGGAAGATGTCCCGGAGGATCTCGCGAGCCTGGTCGTATTTGCTCGTCACGGTGTAGTCGAGCGCCAGGTTGTAGCGGGCTCGCTGGGTCAGCTGGTGCGTGTCGCCGTGCAGGCGCTTGTAGATCTCCGCGGCTTCGGCGTCGAGTTGCCGCGCCGCGGAGAAGTCGCCCCGGGCGCGCAGTGCCGCGGCGTAGCCGGTCTGGGCCCACAACGTTTCCGAGTGCTCGGGACCGAGAGAGTCCCGCATCTGCTCGAAGGTCTCCGCGAAGAGTCGCTCGGCGTCGGCGTACGTGGCCAGCTCCAGGTAGGTGTTGCTCAGGTGGACCTGGGCGGCCAGCACGTCCTTGTGCTGGGCGCCGCTTGCCTGCGACCACCTGTCGATGTACTCGTTGAGCAGCGTCTGCGCCTGCCGGTAGCTGCCGCGCACGTACATGTAGCGCACGAGGTCGAGGGCGAAA includes:
- the fxsT gene encoding FxSxx-COOH system tetratricopeptide repeat protein → MAENSVPSQGPKIWERVPKRNPNFTGRKDLLTALRKSINTVTAVVAQPQALQGLGGVGKTQLAIEYAWQYRAHYDLVWWVSADQPLLVPSVLAGMAPILGLPPATSTGVEQATQAVLRALESGSPHRSWLVIFDNAEDPEYIKDFIPRGPGHVLITSRNSRWSDHEPTIQVDVFRREESVAFLRKRLGDAISSEEADQLADKLGDLPLALEQAAALLARTLMSVEEYLSLLDEQTSKLLSLEKAPTYPQSMTAAWQLSVSQLQDRVPAAVEVLRCCAFFGPEPIPRDVFRRGNRVVGPRLAPILSDPIELTNALSHLERLALVKVEPTTRTLQVHRLNQALLRDETPEKDRAELRHEVHLLMSGTAPADPDDTTNWARFEELAAHLEPSGLVDCKVSEVRSFALDLVRYMYVRGSYRQAQTLLNEYIDRWSQASGAQHKDVLAAQVHLSNTYLELATYADAERLFAETFEQMRDSLGPEHSETLWAQTGYAAALRARGDFSAARQLDAEAAEIYKRLHGDTHQLTQRARYNLALDYTVTSKYDQAREILRDIFLHQSSVEGIGRRALLLTWINMSRAVRLSGQFQVATDMAEEAYTYGVAQLGDDHPNTLLAAKDFAISLRRSGRLADALQLMSDTHTRLQRLYGDGHASTMAAALGLANALRANGDLEEALDMAKPAVEHYPDVFGDEHPFTHAARIDLALLLRLSGDPAFAQDMDASILARLSDRVGPDHDYALSCAINLQNDLAALGRHAEARALGEETLRRIRTSFTPDHYLGLVCAANLCLDLQATGAEEEAKRLFGETTQRFEAVMGREHPEALALLAGERLNCDFDPPPI